The following proteins are encoded in a genomic region of Sesamum indicum cultivar Zhongzhi No. 13 linkage group LG8, S_indicum_v1.0, whole genome shotgun sequence:
- the LOC105167819 gene encoding uncharacterized protein LOC105167819: MTESSGSGIVPEMLTEENYEYWKRCLKNYLVGHGLWGVVSGNEEMPDKQTQKQKHEEWKRKNALALHAIQLCCGAGIYSRLDKAHISAKDAWTHLAEKALQPNPPPLSDEEEAQAEDTGNKEYLKYESLYKAIEAGQLKIAEHLVSKMEAADLELTNEYEATGLSLAAVCGAINLAKAMIRKNKNLLRMGKEHEDGQLPVIVAALYGQKRMVRYLYNLTPKSALSPEKGENGVKLLNSLITAEIYDVASLLIRRYPKLGVIPDQNGLYALKILAQKPSAFPSGMKLAFWEKWIYNIPEIKYILVRKLVHDESVKLLSSMFEEMRKLSMSELEKLDIDSIIYDAIKHGIIEFITEMLKYKPDIIWRKDRKGRTVFAHAIVLRQEKIFSLIYALGAKKNIIARRHDAFRNNFLHLAAKLSPPDRLQRVSGAALQMQRELQWFKK, encoded by the exons ATGACAGAAAGCTCAG GCTCTGGAATTGTTCCGGAAATGTTGACTGAGGAAAACTATGAGTACTGGAAAAGGTGTTTGAAAAACTACCTGGTTGGGCATGGGCTATGGGGTGTTGTTTCCGGAAACGAGGAGATGCCAGATAAACAGACgcagaaacaaaaacatgaaGAATGGAAGAGGAAAAATGCACTGGCTTTGCATGCTATTCAACTATGTTGTGGAGCAGGCATATATTCCAGATTAGATAAAGCTCACATTTCCGCCAAGGATGCATGGACTCATCTGGCTGAAAAAGCTTTGCAGCCCAACCCACCACCATTGTCAGATGAAGAAGAAGCTCAAGCTGAAGATACTG GGAACAAAGAATACCTAAAATATGAGAGTTTGTACAAGGCAATTGAAGCAG GACAGCTGAAGATTGCAGAACACTTGGTGAGTAAGATGGAAGCAGCTGACTTGGAACTCACCAATGAATACGAAGCAACTGGGCTGTCTCTGGCTGCTGTCTGTGGTGCAATCAACCTGGCTAAGGCCATGATAAGGAAGAACAAGAATCTACTCAGAATGGGAAAGGAACACGAGGACGGGCAGCTCCCTGTGATTGTGGCTGCTTTGTACGGGCAAAAGAGAATGGTCCGTTATCTCTACAATCTCACACCTAAATCTGCGCTGAGCCCGGAGAAAGGCGAGAATGGGGTGAAGCTGCTTAATAGTCTTATTACTGCAGAAATTTACG ATGTTGCGTCGCTGCTAATAAGACGATACCCTAAACTGGGCGTGATCCCAGATCAGAATGGCCTGTACGCTCTCAAAATATTGGCTCAAAAGCCTTCTGCTTTCCCCAGTGGAATGAAGCTCGCCTTCTGGGAGAAATGGATTTACAACA TTCCAGAAATCAAGTATATCCTTGTAAGAAAGTTGGTCCACGATGAATCCGTGAAGCTCCTGAGCAGCATGTTTGAGGAGATGCGGAAATTGAGCATGTCAGAACTCGAAAAACTGGATATTGACTCAATAATTTATGATGCTATCAAGCATGGgattattgaatttataacaGAAATGCTCAAGTACAAGCCCGACATCATATGGAGGAAAGATAGGAAAGGAAGAACAGTTTTCGCGCATGCTATTGTATTACGTCAAGAGAAGATTTTCAGTCTTATATACGCCCTTGGAGCAAAAAAGAACATAATTGCTCGCAGACATGATGCTTTTAGGAATAACTTTCTACATCTTGCTGCAAAGTTATCTCCTCCTGATCGACTACAGCGTGTTTCTGGAGCTGCTCTTCAAATGCAAAGGGAGCTACAATGGTTTAAG AAATAG